The bacterium genome includes the window AATAATTTTTAGATTTCCTGCTAAGCATACGGGTAATATAACGATTTTAGAAAAAATGGGCTTAAAACTTATCAGGGAAGAAAGCTCTAAAGATTACAATAGTGAAAGATGGCATTGTTCTGAAAGTATATGAATTAGCCAAAAGTAATATAAGAGAATTTATATGAACAAAAAAATTAATGGCACAAAAGTACTTTTTAAAAAATATATTTGAAAATAGGGCATTAAAAAAATGAAAAGTGTCTGGTGTTTCTCTTAGGCTCAGTACATTAAATCATTGTATTTATCTGAATAACCCGATTGGTGCCTTAAATGAGTTACTTAATCATAATGAAGGTTATTTAGCTTGATAGACTGTCTAAAAACTCTTTGCTGGGTTCGCATTCAGTTGAAATATCCACAAGAACTTGGCTAAATTCTTCTTGAAGTAAAAGCCTTCTTTGACCATAAAACATATGTGTAGGCTCTTCAACAACATTATAGCCTAACTCTTGGGCTTTTTTAAAAACAGAATCAACATCAGCCACGGTAAAGGTCAGCATTGTTCCAGAGCATTGGCTATGCAGCTGTTGAGGTATTATTTTTGAATCTTTGGTTAAAATGCCTAATTCAAAACCATTGGCGCTTTTTAAGTGAATAAACCAATCACTGTTAAACTCAACATTAAACTCCAGGAGTTCACAAAAAAACTGTTGAGATTGAATGATATCTGTGGATAGTAGATTTGGAAAAAATCTGTCAAAGGTCATGTTGGCTCCTTGATTGTGTGCAATTATTAAGACCGGCTAGATTTATGGGTGTTGTTTATGTTTTTGGTTTAGAAAACGTGGTGTATCTCTACTTTTTTTTAACAATCAACTGTGCTTTTTAAGTATAAAAAAACCCGCATGAAGCGGGTTTTTTTGTGGGTTGAATTATTAGATTAAACCTTAAGCATTTTCGTACTTGGATAACCTTGATTCTAATTCTTTGATTTTGTCATTGAGTGTACTGATATGGCCTTCAATTTGATTGATGTGGGTCAGCTCTTTTACGGATTTTGAAACATGCTGGCTCAGATGCTCATTGAACTCGTCTTCAATGCTGTTATGATTGGTTACATTTTTCAGTAAAGACTTGCCTTCTGTTTTGCTGAGTTCACCATTATTGACCAATTGATCAATGTATTTTTGGGCTTCTAATTTTTGTTCTTCTTCTGAATTGGTGCCTAAAACAACATAACGGTGCATAAAATCTGCAATTGAGCCTTTGCCCTTGCGGATAAGGTCTCTTAAAAGGCTTTTAGGTAGGTTGGATTGAGTATTTTTTTCTTGTTCCACCAAAATCTGGGTAAAAATAACCGAGGTGACATCATTTTTAGTTTTATTATCAATAACTTTAACGTCTTCATCTCTTTTGACCATGCTGGCAATATCATCCAAAGTGATATAGCAGCTCTCAGTTGTGTCATAGAGCTTGCGATTTTGGTACTTTTTTATGATGCGTTGTTCTGTGTTTTCGTTTTTCATAACTTCCTCAGTTTTTGTATTAGGGCTTATATTTCAATAACTTACTTTGCGTTTCTAACATTTTGCGTCAGTAATTGCAAGTTTTTTTTCTGTTTGAGTCATTATAGGACGGATTTTTTGAAAAGCAAAAAAAAGGCCTAAATTATTATTAAAATTTAAGCCCTTATAACTAACAATTATAATTAAGCTTGCTTATGAGCAATGGCTTCAATTTCTACCAAAACATTTTTGGGTAAGGTTTTAACCGCTACTGTAGAGCGGGCAGGTTTGGCTTGGCCTAAGTACTCTTCATAAACGCCATTGAGTTTTGGAAACTCAGCCATATCAGTAATGAATACAGTGGCTTTAACAATATGATCAAACGTGCAGCCAGATTGTTCAAGCACAGCTTTGAGGTTCTTAAACACTTGATGCGCTTGTTCTTCAATGGTTTCACCCACGATTTCACCGGTTTCTGGATGAAGAGGGATTTGTCCTGAGCTAAACACCCAATCCCCCAAAGCAATGGCTTGAGAGTACGGGCCAATGGCGGCTGGGGCTTTTTCTGTGAAGATAACTTGTTTTGACATCTGTAATGTTCTCCTTTTTTAATGTAGTTTTAAGTTAAGTGTTAAGCTTGCCAATAAACGGCAAGTTTCTGTATTGTTCAGCAGCATCAAGGCCATAACCAACAACAAAATGGTCATCAATGGTAAAGCCTAGATAGTCAATGGTCACGTCTTTTTTTCTCCGGCTGGGTTTAGATAATAGGCTGCAAATCTTTAGGGATGCGGGATTTCTTAAACGCAGGGCATCCAATAAAGCGCTTAAGGTATTGCCGGTATCAACAATATCCTCAACAATCAAAACATGTTTGTTTCTGATATCAAAAGACAGGTCTTGAATGATCTGTACCACCCCGGAAGACTCTAAATCATTGCCGTAGGAAGAAATGCGCATAAAATCAACCCGGATATCATCATCAATGGCACGAATAAGATCTGAAAAAAATAAGATAGAACCTTTTAAGATACAGACGCAGAGTAACTCCTGGCCAGCATAATCCTGGGCAATTTTCTGACCCAAGTCTTTAACTTTGTCATGAATATCTGCTTGGGTGATGTAGGGCTCTACTTTGGAAAAAAATGATGTCATAAAGATCTCTCCTCTATCATGTTAATCAGCATTTTGGCCAACTTTGGTCCAGCATCTTGGGCTAAATCAAGCACATGCTCATGATCAATAAGGTCATTCTTTATGCCTGCACCATAGTTGGTAATCATGGAAACACCAAAAACTTCAATGCCCATGTGTCTGGCCGCAATCACCTCACTGACGGTGGACATACCCACAGCATCTCCGCCCCATTGATGAAACATTTTGATTTCAGCGGCGGTTTCAAAATTGGGGCCTAAAACGCCAACATACACGCCTTGATGCAAGGTTAAACCAAGTTTTTTGGCTTGTGTCAGCGCAATCTCTCCCCAAGATGAACTGTATGGGCAGGTCATATCAAAAAACCTTGGGCCTAAACTGGCTTCATTTTTACCCATGGCCGGGCTGATGCCTTGAAAGTTGATGTGATTGTTGATCAGCATAAAATCCCCAGGTTTGTAGCTTGGGTTGAGTGAGCCGGCGGCATTGGTGACAAAAACGTGCTTAACGCCAAGACTGCCTAAAGTTCTTATGGGGAGCACCACTTCTTGGGCAGAACAGCCTTCGTACAAATGCTTTCTACCTCTTAAAAAGGCCACTTTTTTTTGACCAACTTGGCAAAAAGCAATGATGCCTTTATGGCCTTCCACCTTGGGAGGGGTGAAGCCTGGAATTTGATCAAAGCGAATTTCTTTTTTTATTTCTAAGTCGTTTAAGGCTTCGCTCATGCCAGAGCCTAAAATAACAGCAATGTCAGGGGTAAAGTTACCGCACAGATCTTTTAAGCTTTGCGCGGCTTGTTGAATTTGATGGCTGTCAGCATTCATCATGATGGTGTATTTTCCTTTTCTTGTAACTCCGTTATAAGTTTATCTGCTTTACTGGTGCCTAGACGACTTGCGCCTGCTGCAATCAATTGTTTAGCAAAGCTAAGTTTGCCAATACCACCACTGGCTTTAAGTTTTAAGTTTTTACTTGAGGATGCATACATTAAGGCAATGTTCTCGACGCTGGCGCCAGCTTGTGAGAATCCGGTAGAAGTTTTGGCGTAATCAATCTGGGCAGCATCTAAAAGTGAGCACAAGCTGATGATATGTTCAGGTTGAAGGTAGCTGGTTTCAATAATGGCTTTTAAGCATATTTCTGGTGCTGCAGCTCTGATCATGCACAACTGTTCAAAGGTGCTTTGAATATCTTGTGTTTCAATGAATTGAGAATAGTTGATGACAAAATCAACTTCATCACAGCCTTCAGAAACCAAAGCTTGGATGCTTTGTGTTTTTAAAACTAATGAACCACTGCCAAAAGGAAAGTCAGCAACGGAACATACTTTGACCGAGCTGTTTTCTAGATGTTTTTTAATTTGTGGGACAAAGTAGGGAGGAATACACACACTGGCACAGCCATGCTCCAAGGCAAAGTTGCATAAGTTTTCAACTGTTTGGCTGGAAAAGGGCGGAGACAAATAAGTTGCATCAATATACGATGCTAAGCTTGGGGGGGTTAAGTCATCAAGCTTAATGGCTGTGTTGTTTCTCAAATCCGGAAGATCTATGCCTGCATGTTTAATTATATCTCTTTGTTCAGAAATAAGTTGAGAAGAAAATTTTGCAGCACTGTTTTGCATAACTTGGTAGAATAAAGCATGTCTCATTTTCGACTGCAAATCACAATGATTTTTTTCAATGTTTTTTTAATTTTTGCGGCAGCCTATGTCCAGGCACAAAGCTTTATGCCGCAAGAAAAGCCATTGTTTAAGCAGTTCAGTTACAAAGTAAATGAACGAATCAGGGCCGTTGATGTTGTAAAGACACATAATAAAGATTTTATTCTATTGCTGGTCCGTAAGGGACAGTATCCCAATTGGCATTACACGCTAAGATTGCTTAGCTTTGAGCAGCAGCAATGGATAAAGCATTATGAATATTCTATTGCAAAAGATATTTTACATTATTCCAGTGTGGCTTTGGCCAAAGGAGAAACAGGAATTGTTTTTTGGAATGATCAAAAGCTTGTTATGCACACCAGTAGGCAAGGCGCATGGCATGATCATCAGGTGATAGAGTGGAACAATGAAGGTGAAAAAGGCAGTGCGATCAGTCGTAGAAATGAGCCGGTGTATGTGTCTGTTCTGCATGATCAACAAAGTTTAGCTTTATTCATGGATCAAGAGCTTAAACGATTCAATATGGCGCAGGATCAAATAAAATTAGATCGGGTCTATAAGCCAAAACTACCCCTGTATGTTTCAAGCAGTGAGCATGCTTTGCCTTTGGAGTTTCAATTTTCTGCCAAACAGTCTGTGTACTACCCACAGCTTGTCAAAGGTCTGTATAAAAATAAAGAGGCCTTATTTTTTTCCTGGGTTGATCAAGTCGATGTTTTTTCCTGGGATGACGGCAAACATTTAAAGCATTTTAATTTTAATCAACTCTCTGAACATGAGAGAGACTCAGGCCAAGCCATGAGTACGCTTAAAATACTTGATCTCAACGGAGATCAGCAGATGGATTTTATTCTAAATATTTCTTTAGGAAGCCCCACTCAAATGAAGTCCAGAAGCAGTGTCCATTATGGTCAAGCCAATGGAGAAGTGAACATGAAAGGCGTAAAATTTAATGCCGATGCAGACAGAGCTTCTGGCTTGATTGCCTATGATTTAAATAAAGATCAACAATATGAGTTTGTCAGTGCCTCAGGCCAGTTTAATGTCTGGAGTATTTTAAAGGCCTTAACCAAGCGGCAAGTGGACATAACGTTCTCCATTTATGATGGCAATGTTATGCAACAATTTGGGCCGGCCATCTCGCAAAAAAAGCTCACCTTTGGTTTTAATCTGAATGATCTCAACCTTGAAGGAATTTTGCCGGATATTGACCATGATTTTAATGCCGATGGACTCAACGATGTGTTTTATGCACAAAATAATCGTAAACTCAGTGTGATTTTACAAAAACAAAACCAACCCAAACATTTTGCCAGTCAAGGAGTGGGTGACTATGAAGTGAATATTCCAAAACATTACCGTCTGGGTGATTTTAACGGTGATCAAAAAACCGACGTCATCTTGTTCAGCACCAAGCCTAAGAAAAATAAAGTCATCACCACATTGATCAATAAGCTTTAAGCTTTTTAAAGATCATGTTATAGGCCAGCTCATGGTAAGCGTAGATCAAATCAAAAAAGTTTTAGAAGACAGTTTAACCAATGCTAAAGTTACTGTGCATGACATGACTGGCACCAGTGATCATTTTCAAGTGCAAGTCGTGTCCAGTGACTTTGAGGGTAAAAACGCGGTTCAACGGCATAGAATGGTTTATGACTTATTTGGTACAGATGTGGGCAATGCCATTCATGCGCTTTCAATAAAGGCTTTAACGCCTGACGAAGTTTGAGTCATTCAAACATCAATACCTTTTAAAACCGTTTAAATTAAATGTTAAATGCTGTCACCTTGAGCAATAACGCCACCTTTGATGACGTTTTTAGCGCCTACGCTGTTGTGGCCAGCTAATATTGTTCCTTTCATGAGAACACAGCCGTCTTTTAAGGTGCAATGTGGGCCAATGAAAATCTCATTCATGTCTATATTTTGACCAAGCGTGCTGCTGGGATGAATCCAGCTGTTTCCTTGATGTTGATAATCCTTAAAATAGTCAGATAGCCATGGACTCTCTTCAATCAAACGCATGCATTGTATGTGGGCTGTTGAGTAATAACGCAGCTCTCCTACATCAATCCAATGGTCTTGTTCATTGACATGGGCATAGACCGGCAGTTTTTTTTCAATCAACCGTGAATAAACATCTCTATTGATGCAGAAAAATTCTTTGTCTTTGGGCATATGATCAAAAATTTTCTGATTAAAAATGTGAATGCCCGTAAAATGGCCATAAGAGCTGGTGGCCGGATTGTTTTGATGCGGGGTGATTTCCGTAAGTCTTTTAAACTGATTGTACCCCACTTTGCCATAAGCTTTTTTAGGCGGGGTTAACACCATGGTGGCCAAGGCCTGATTTTTTTTATGCTCATTGATGGCAGCATGCAGGTCTATGGTGCTGATAAAGTCACAGTTGATGACCATAAAATCAGCATCTTTTTCTATGAAAGAGGCCATGTTTGCAATACCTCCGCCGGTGCCCAGGATGCTTTCTTCAAAAAAAAGCTCAATGGGCAGCTTTTTGTCCAGAATAAACTTTTTCAATACATTTTGGTGATAATGGGTATTCATGGCCAGCTGTTCAATACCAAAAAAATTGAGATAAAATTTTTGGAATTCCAGTAAGGTGCTATCAAAAAAAGGAACCAAGGGTTTGGGTAGCTTATCGGTTAAGGGTTTCATGCGGGTGGACAGCCCAGCTGCTAGAATAAAAGCTTTCATGTTTGATACAGCTCTTTTCTTGCCAATAATTGTGCAATGGGTTCTTCTAATAAATTTTTTAGCTGTTTTAAATCTGAATACTGCTCTAAAGTGTCTTGAATGTAGTTCAAGCATAGAGGGATATCTTTGAGGTAATTGGGATTGCCTTTGACCTGGTCAATATAAAAAAACCGTCCTGCAGCTTTGAGGTTTCTATGAGTGGCTACCAAATCAAACTGGTATTGGAATTCATCGTATGAATCATTTTTACTTAGAATGCGGCGTTCAAGCGCGCATTGGTATGCGAATTCAAGTAAAGTATAACGGGTATCTTTTGGAATTTCAAAATAAGCATCTCTTAATAATGATGCTATATCATAGGTCAATGGCGCCATAAGGGCGTCTTGAAAATCAATGATGGCAAACTGTTGCTCTTTGGGTAAATAAATTAAGTTACGCGCATGATAATCTCTGTGGCAGAGATGCTGTGGGTAATGCGACAGTTCTTCAGAAAGCTGTTCAAAGGTTTTGATAAGTTCCTGACGATGTGTATTTGAAAGATTGAGATGAACGTCTAAGGCGCACTCAACAAAGTGTTCAAATTCGCCCATCCACAACTTATGATCAAAAGATCTATTTTTAATGAAGGAGGTAGGGTTAAGTTGGTTGGTGGCTAAGACCAATTCTGAAAGTTGTTCTAAGGCTTTTTGATAATAAAAAGTTAACTTGCTTGGATCTTCTGCAATAAGGTTAAACAATAAATCATCTCCCAAATCTTCCAATAAGATTAACTTTGGGCAATCATGCTGAGCCAATATTTTTGGAACTCTCAGTCCTTGCTCAAACAAAAAATTTTGGACTGCAATAAACTGTTCTGAGGGTGAAAGGTTTTGGCTTGCAGCTGTAATCTCACCTTGAATAGGTCCTTTTTCTTCGTAAATTAGCATTAGAATGCTTTGCAATTTATTTTCAAACTCTAATCTAAAGTACTTTCTGTTAGAGGCATCTCCAGCTAGCTGCAGTTTATCTGAGCAG containing:
- a CDS encoding purine-nucleoside phosphorylase encodes the protein MMNADSHQIQQAAQSLKDLCGNFTPDIAVILGSGMSEALNDLEIKKEIRFDQIPGFTPPKVEGHKGIIAFCQVGQKKVAFLRGRKHLYEGCSAQEVVLPIRTLGSLGVKHVFVTNAAGSLNPSYKPGDFMLINNHINFQGISPAMGKNEASLGPRFFDMTCPYSSSWGEIALTQAKKLGLTLHQGVYVGVLGPNFETAAEIKMFHQWGGDAVGMSTVSEVIAARHMGIEVFGVSMITNYGAGIKNDLIDHEHVLDLAQDAGPKLAKMLINMIEERSL
- the hpt gene encoding hypoxanthine phosphoribosyltransferase, which gives rise to MTSFFSKVEPYITQADIHDKVKDLGQKIAQDYAGQELLCVCILKGSILFFSDLIRAIDDDIRVDFMRISSYGNDLESSGVVQIIQDLSFDIRNKHVLIVEDIVDTGNTLSALLDALRLRNPASLKICSLLSKPSRRKKDVTIDYLGFTIDDHFVVGYGLDAAEQYRNLPFIGKLNT
- a CDS encoding NDP-sugar synthase produces the protein MKAFILAAGLSTRMKPLTDKLPKPLVPFFDSTLLEFQKFYLNFFGIEQLAMNTHYHQNVLKKFILDKKLPIELFFEESILGTGGGIANMASFIEKDADFMVINCDFISTIDLHAAINEHKKNQALATMVLTPPKKAYGKVGYNQFKRLTEITPHQNNPATSSYGHFTGIHIFNQKIFDHMPKDKEFFCINRDVYSRLIEKKLPVYAHVNEQDHWIDVGELRYYSTAHIQCMRLIEESPWLSDYFKDYQHQGNSWIHPSSTLGQNIDMNEIFIGPHCTLKDGCVLMKGTILAGHNSVGAKNVIKGGVIAQGDSI
- a CDS encoding BolA family transcriptional regulator, translated to MVSVDQIKKVLEDSLTNAKVTVHDMTGTSDHFQVQVVSSDFEGKNAVQRHRMVYDLFGTDVGNAIHALSIKALTPDEV
- a CDS encoding VCBS repeat-containing protein, with translation MSHFRLQITMIFFNVFLIFAAAYVQAQSFMPQEKPLFKQFSYKVNERIRAVDVVKTHNKDFILLLVRKGQYPNWHYTLRLLSFEQQQWIKHYEYSIAKDILHYSSVALAKGETGIVFWNDQKLVMHTSRQGAWHDHQVIEWNNEGEKGSAISRRNEPVYVSVLHDQQSLALFMDQELKRFNMAQDQIKLDRVYKPKLPLYVSSSEHALPLEFQFSAKQSVYYPQLVKGLYKNKEALFFSWVDQVDVFSWDDGKHLKHFNFNQLSEHERDSGQAMSTLKILDLNGDQQMDFILNISLGSPTQMKSRSSVHYGQANGEVNMKGVKFNADADRASGLIAYDLNKDQQYEFVSASGQFNVWSILKALTKRQVDITFSIYDGNVMQQFGPAISQKKLTFGFNLNDLNLEGILPDIDHDFNADGLNDVFYAQNNRKLSVILQKQNQPKHFASQGVGDYEVNIPKHYRLGDFNGDQKTDVILFSTKPKKNKVITTLINKL
- a CDS encoding phosphotransferase, with protein sequence MNPIAQDLNASVDILSKQFGPCSDKLQLAGDASNRKYFRLEFENKLQSILMLIYEEKGPIQGEITAASQNLSPSEQFIAVQNFLFEQGLRVPKILAQHDCPKLILLEDLGDDLLFNLIAEDPSKLTFYYQKALEQLSELVLATNQLNPTSFIKNRSFDHKLWMGEFEHFVECALDVHLNLSNTHRQELIKTFEQLSEELSHYPQHLCHRDYHARNLIYLPKEQQFAIIDFQDALMAPLTYDIASLLRDAYFEIPKDTRYTLLEFAYQCALERRILSKNDSYDEFQYQFDLVATHRNLKAAGRFFYIDQVKGNPNYLKDIPLCLNYIQDTLEQYSDLKQLKNLLEEPIAQLLARKELYQT
- a CDS encoding RidA family protein, translated to MSKQVIFTEKAPAAIGPYSQAIALGDWVFSSGQIPLHPETGEIVGETIEEQAHQVFKNLKAVLEQSGCTFDHIVKATVFITDMAEFPKLNGVYEEYLGQAKPARSTVAVKTLPKNVLVEIEAIAHKQA
- the deoC gene encoding deoxyribose-phosphate aldolase; protein product: MRHALFYQVMQNSAAKFSSQLISEQRDIIKHAGIDLPDLRNNTAIKLDDLTPPSLASYIDATYLSPPFSSQTVENLCNFALEHGCASVCIPPYFVPQIKKHLENSSVKVCSVADFPFGSGSLVLKTQSIQALVSEGCDEVDFVINYSQFIETQDIQSTFEQLCMIRAAAPEICLKAIIETSYLQPEHIISLCSLLDAAQIDYAKTSTGFSQAGASVENIALMYASSSKNLKLKASGGIGKLSFAKQLIAAGASRLGTSKADKLITELQEKENTPS